One window from the genome of Elaeis guineensis isolate ETL-2024a chromosome 5, EG11, whole genome shotgun sequence encodes:
- the LOC105044849 gene encoding ubiquitin-conjugating enzyme E2-17 kDa isoform X3, translating to MASKRILKELKDLQKDPPTSCSAGPVGEDMFHWQATIMGPSDSSYAGGVFLVSIHFPPDYPSKPPKVAFKTKVFHPNINSNGSICLDILKEQWCPALTISKVLLSICSLRTDPNPDDPLVPQIAEMYKTDRAKYETQKYAMG from the exons ATGGCATCAAAGCGTATCTTGAAGGAACTCAAGGATTTGCAGAAGGACCCTCCTACCTCATGCAGTGCAG gtCCTGTAGGTGAAGACATGTTTCACTGGCAAGCAACAATCATGGGACCCTCTGATAGTTCATATGCTGGAGGCGTGTTTTTAGTTTCGATACATTTTCCTCCAGATTATCCCTCTAAGCCCCCAAAG GTTGCTTTTAAGACAAAAGTCTTCCATCCAAACATCAATAGTAATGGGAGCATCTGCCTGGATATCCTTAAAGAGCAGTGGTGCCCTGCCCTGACCATCTCCAAG GTCTTGCTTTCTATCTGCTCTTTACGGACAGACCCGAATCCAGATGACCCTCTTGTACCACAGATTGCTGAAATGTACAAGACTGACAGGGCAAAGTATGAGACACAGAAATATGCTATGGGATGA
- the LOC105044849 gene encoding ubiquitin-conjugating enzyme E2-17 kDa isoform X1 translates to MLMSKDIFICELLMASKRILKELKDLQKDPPTSCSAGPVGEDMFHWQATIMGPSDSSYAGGVFLVSIHFPPDYPSKPPKVAFKTKVFHPNINSNGSICLDILKEQWCPALTISKVLLSICSLRTDPNPDDPLVPQIAEMYKTDRAKYETQKYAMG, encoded by the exons ATGTTGATGTCGAAAGACATATTTATTTGTGAG CTGCTTATGGCATCAAAGCGTATCTTGAAGGAACTCAAGGATTTGCAGAAGGACCCTCCTACCTCATGCAGTGCAG gtCCTGTAGGTGAAGACATGTTTCACTGGCAAGCAACAATCATGGGACCCTCTGATAGTTCATATGCTGGAGGCGTGTTTTTAGTTTCGATACATTTTCCTCCAGATTATCCCTCTAAGCCCCCAAAG GTTGCTTTTAAGACAAAAGTCTTCCATCCAAACATCAATAGTAATGGGAGCATCTGCCTGGATATCCTTAAAGAGCAGTGGTGCCCTGCCCTGACCATCTCCAAG GTCTTGCTTTCTATCTGCTCTTTACGGACAGACCCGAATCCAGATGACCCTCTTGTACCACAGATTGCTGAAATGTACAAGACTGACAGGGCAAAGTATGAGACACAGAAATATGCTATGGGATGA
- the LOC105044849 gene encoding ubiquitin-conjugating enzyme E2-17 kDa isoform X2, whose product MLMSKDIFICELLMASKRILKELKDLQKDPPTSCSAGPVGEDMFHWQATIMGPSDSSYAGGVFLVSIHFPPDYPSKPPKVAFKTKVFHPNINSNGSICLDILKEQWCPALTISKFWYANGLCERTRYLSRKFRGLAFYLLFTDRPESR is encoded by the exons ATGTTGATGTCGAAAGACATATTTATTTGTGAG CTGCTTATGGCATCAAAGCGTATCTTGAAGGAACTCAAGGATTTGCAGAAGGACCCTCCTACCTCATGCAGTGCAG gtCCTGTAGGTGAAGACATGTTTCACTGGCAAGCAACAATCATGGGACCCTCTGATAGTTCATATGCTGGAGGCGTGTTTTTAGTTTCGATACATTTTCCTCCAGATTATCCCTCTAAGCCCCCAAAG GTTGCTTTTAAGACAAAAGTCTTCCATCCAAACATCAATAGTAATGGGAGCATCTGCCTGGATATCCTTAAAGAGCAGTGGTGCCCTGCCCTGACCATCTCCAAG TTCTGGTATGCAAATGGATTATGTGAAAGGACAAGATACCTCAGCAGAAAATTTAGAG GTCTTGCTTTCTATCTGCTCTTTACGGACAGACCCGAATCCAGATGA